The following nucleotide sequence is from Ahniella affigens.
AGCGATTTCCGACGACTGTGCGAGCTGCATCCGCGATTGAAGAACACGAACAACTTGAGCCATCTCGGCACGCTCGGCACCGGCAACCACTTTGTGGAATTGTGTTTGGACCAAGTTGACCAGGTCTGGGTCATGTTGCACTCGGGTTCGCGTGGCGTCGGCAATGCCATCGGCACGCACTTCATCGAGTTGGCGCAGGCCGACATGCGGAATCATGTCGCCAACTTGCCGCATCGTGACCTCGCGTACTTTCAGGAAGGCTCGCCGCACTTTGCCGACTATGTGTTCGCGGTCGACTGGGCGCAGCGATTCGCCCGGGAGAACCGCGCGATCATGATGCACAACACGCTGGCTGCACTGGCCAAGGTGATCCCGAAACCGTTCACCCTCACGGAGGAGGCGGTCAACTGTCACCACAACTACGTGCAGAAAGAGACGCACTTCGGTGAGTCCCTATTCGTGACGCGGAAGGGCGCGGTCAGCGCGCAAAAGGGCCAGCTCGGCATCATCCCAGGTTCGATGGGTGCGAAGAGCTTCATCGTGCGCGGGCTTGGTAACGAAGCGGCGTTGTGCTCGTGCTCGCATGGTGCGGGTCGGGTGATGAGCCGGACTCGGGCCAAGCAACTGATCACGCTGGAAGCGCACGTCGAGGCGACCAAGCATGTGGAATGCCGAAAGGACGTCCACGTAATCGACGAATCACCCGCGGCGTACAAGCCGATCGATCAAGTCATGGCGGCGCAGTCCGACCTGGTCGAAATTGTCCATACCTTGCGCCAAGTGGTGTGTGTCAAGGGTTGAGTGAAAGAGGCAGGCAGGCGCGGACGCGCCTGCCTCAAGACCGCTGCAAGCTCCCCCAGACATCGAACGCGAATCGATTATCAGGAGTGCGCTCATGCGAGCGGATATGAAACAAGTCTTGATTGAGCGGCCGAGATCAGGCTGGCGACTCAAGCACAAACGAACCAACAAGCCCCGTGCCAGCGATTGGAACGGCGAAGATCTCGATATTGAACGGCAGGCGCCCCGCTTGCGTCAGAGCAAGCACTTTGACGATCTGCTCAGCCCGCTGCGCAAATACTTGCGAGCCCAGGTCGGTCGGCCATGGGACAACGTCTATTCGGAGATGTGCGCCACGATTGACCGACGCACCGTATCGGGGCGGCATTTGTTTGAGCACGTCGAATGGGAGGTCTTGATTGACGCCGTGCTTGACGAGCAAGGGAAGCCTTGTTACCCCGCGCATCGCCATTGGCGGCAGGGCCGGGCTGTCGGATTGTTCGTGCATCCGCGAACGCGGCTGTTGTGCTATCAAGCTGGTGATTCGGCGCGTGAGCGCAAACGAAAAAGGGAAAGCAAGCACGCCGAGTTCGTGGCGAATCATCGCGATCTGGGGCAGGGGGCATTTCTGCTCAAGCGACGCGGGATCTGGCATTGGGTTTTGGGTGCTCGGGTTGATGACCACCTTCAACCGAATCAACGGAAGCGCACGCAACGGGTCGACTTTATGATCGGGTCGAGTGCGTACATGTTGCTGAAAGCGCGCCAGTTGAACACCAAAGAGTTGCGTCAGCTCGAACTCAGTAACGATCCTTGCGACGCCCATACTGATTGAAGCAGGACTTATCTCCGGCGAAGATCGCAGTGCCACTGAGTTCTGCAAGATTAGGATGTACCACCAAGCTGTGACTTTGTTGTCGACGCGTTGAAGGAGTTGAAGATGCAAGCGCAAGGACGGTCCAATATTGAAATCGACGGCAGCGTCGGCGAAGGCGGCGGGCAGATCCTGCGCACGTCTTTGAGCTTGTCGGTGATCACCGGTCGGCCGATTCGAATCACACGGATTCGGGCTGGGCGCGAAAAACCCGGTCTGATGCGGCAACATCTGACCTGCGTGAAAGCGGCACAGCAGATATCAGCTGCGGAAGTCGAAGGCGCGGAGCTGGGTTCGTCCACGCTCGTGTTTCGGCCGCAAGCACTCGTGGGCGGCAGTCACCATTTTGCGATTGGCACAGCAGGCAGCACGTCGCTCGTGCTGCAGACGGTGCTGCCGGCGTTGCTCTGTGCGAAAGAGATCAGTCGCATGACGGTCGAGGGTGGCACGCACAACATGCTTGCGCCGAGTACCTGCTTTCTGCAGCGGGCGTTTCTGCCGCAACTGCGACGCATGGGCGCGGATGTGAGCCTGGAAGTGGTGCGCGAGGGCTTGTTCCCGGCTGGCGGTGGTGCGGTCGTCTTGCAAGTTCGGCCCGCGGCATTGCATGGGCTGTCGTTGTGCGAGCGCGGGACCAAGCAATCGATACAGGCTGAGGCGTTGCTGGCATCGGTGCCAGAGCACGTCGGCTTGCGCGAGATCACCGCGGTGGCCGATCACTATAAGCTGCGCCGCGAGCATATTCGTCACCGCGTGCTGGGCTCACGGACGGGGCCAGGCAATGTGCTCAGTGTGTGGGCCGAGTTTGAGAACGTCGTGGAACTGGTGACGGTGCATGGCGAGCGCCGTTTGCCTGCAGAGCAAGTTGCCGCGAAAGCTTGTGCCGAGTTGGATGCTTACCTCGACAGCGGCGCCGTGGTTGGTGAGTATCTCGCCGATCAATTGTTGCTGCCGATGTGGCTCGCGGGCGCAGGGCGGTTTCACTGCCTGGCGCCTAGTCTGCATACGACCACCAATTTGCAGACCTTGAGTCTGTTTGGGGGTCCGAGCTTGGTGTGCGAAAAGTTGGCCAATGGCGCGCATGAAATCCGAGTAGCGGGTTGATCCATTAGCCACCGTGGTTCGGAGCGCAGGTTTTTGTGGGAGCGGCTTCAGCCGCGAACGGACCGCGGCAAGCTTGATTCGGGCGGTGGTTTTTGTAGGAGCGGCTTCAGCCGCGAACGGTGATGCGGCAAGCTTGGTTCGGGCCTGAAGGCCCTCCTACAATCGGTAGGTAATCTCGCGGCGAGCTTGGTTTGGAGCGGTGGTTTTTGTGGGGGCGGCTTCAGCCGCGAACGGTGATGCCGCAAGATTGGTTCGGGCCTGAAGGCCCTCCTACAAAAAACGAACGGTGATGCCGCAAGCTTGGTTCGGGCCTGAAGGCCCTCCCACAATCGGTAGGTAATCTCGCGACAAGCTTGATTCGGGCGGTGGTTTTTGTAGGAGCGGCTTCAGCCGCGAACGGTGATGCGGCAAGCTTGGTTCGGGCCTGAAGGCCCTCCTACAAAAAACGAACGGTGATGCCGCAAGATTGCTTCGGGCCGGTGGTTTTTGTAGGAGCGGCTTCAGCCGCGAACGGTGATGCCGCAAGCTTGGTTCGGGCCTGAAGGCCCTCCCACAAGAAGCGAACGGTGATGCGGCAAGCTTGGTTCGGGCCTGAAGGCCCTCCTACAAAAAGCGAACGGTGAAGCCGCAAGAATGGTTCGGGCCTGAAGGCCCTCCTACAAAAAGCGAACGGTGATGCGGCAAGATTGGTTCGGGCCTGAAGGCCCTCCAAAAAAACAAAATCCGGCTTGCAGCAGGCTTGGTCGGGGCATCAAGGCAATCCCACAAAGTTGCACTGTCCGCCAGCTAATACCATGACTACAACCGCACTTGCCCTTCGCTGATCAGAAATGCACCGCCGCCGATCTCGATTCGGCGATCGGCATGAATCTGCACCTGCACGCGACCATCGCGATGGCAGGCGCGGCCTTGGCGTGCTGCATAGGCGGTTGTGAATCGGGGTTGTTTCGCCGCGGCCTGCAACACCGCCGCCACCGATGCATTGCCACTGCCGCAAACGGGGTCTTCGTCGATGCCATCCGCAGGTGCGAACGAGCGCACTTCGTATTGATCTGCCGACTTGCGACCATAACTGCCAAACACCGTCACGCCGGTTGCGCCGCCGTCATTGGAAAGCGCCGCTAGCGCAGAGAAGTTTGGTCGCAACGCCAGCACCTGATCAGCTTGTTCCAGGTCCAATACCAACCACTTCGCTCCGACATTGACATGTTGCACCGGGCGCGATGCGCAACCTAGCGCAGAACAGATCCGCTCCGCTTCAGCCGGATCCACGGGTGTGATTTTCGGGCTCGGTGCCTGCACCAGATACTGGCGATCACTCAAATTTCCGATGGCACGCAACGGCATCAGCCCAGCCCCACATTCCTGCACGACCTGTTTTTGGCGCGCGCCAATGCGCCGGTTCCACAGCATCGCGAACGCCGAGCCGATCGACGGGTGTCCGGCAAAAGGCAACTCGGTGCGCGGTGTGAAAATCCGCACGCGATAATCCGCACCAAATTGGGTTGGCCGCTGGATAAATGTGGTTTCGGAAAAATTTGTCCAGCGCGCGAAATCCTGCATGCGCTCGGTGCTGAGACCATCGGCATCAAGTACCACGGCCAGCCCATTGCCTTGTAGCGGCTTCAGCCCAAAGACATCGACTTCCAGCAGGGTTCGAGTTTTCATTGATTGGGGAGCCTCTGAACAAGTTCAGAGGCGATGCGCGCCATGGATGGCCCGCCCAGAATCGAGCACGGAAGTTCTTGATTGTGGAGCCCCGAGTCCGGACATGTGCCGGACTCGGGGCGGGTCTGAAAGTCCAGGATGGACTTACTCAGACCCTCCTTAGGCGGATAGACGCGCAGGCGGACGCTGACGTCGCCGGCACTGGTATGAAAGGTCACAGTCGCCTCGGTGCCTACCGGCATTTTCTGTTTTGGCCCAATCAACATCAGGTGCCAGCCACCAGGCGCGAGCTTCAAGGTGTCGTTTGCCTTGATTGTGTAAGGATCGGCCCGGCGCATTTTCATCATGCCGCCCGCCATACTCATCTCGTGCAATTCAACTTTCTCGAACTCCGGGCTCGCCAGCGACTGAATGAGCAGATCGCGGTTTGAGCCGTTGCGGAGCTCGCCATAACCGGCCAGCACTTCAGCAGTCGGTGGCGCCAGCCGAATCCAAGGGTCAAACACGGTTAGTGCCGGCGATTCAGCGGTCGTGGCGGCATTCGCCATGATCGAGCAACCAAGGAGCAGTGTAGCGAGCAGTCTTTTCATAGGGCAGGCTGAATGGAGGGAGCCGGTAACCTCGCTATGATAACCACCCTCTATCCGAACCGAGACTGTCTGCCATGATCGAAGTGCTGAAACATGATGCCATTTGGGAATTGCGGTTCAGTCGTCCGCCGGTGAATGCGATTTCGCCCGAGTTCGCCACCACGCTCCGTGACTTGATTCGCCGTGCTCCGGCCGAGGGCGCCCGCGCAATCGTCCTCTCCGGTCAGCCGAACATGTTCTCGGCCGGGCTGGATGTGGTCAGCCTACTCAAGCTTGATCGGAACGGGACTCTGCAGTTCTGGCGCGACTTCTTTGATCTGATGGCCAGTATCGCGCGTTGTCCTGTACCCGTGGTCGCCGCCATTACCGGGCATTCGCCGGCCGGCGGAGCGGTACTCGCGATTTTCTGTGATTACCGCGTGATGGCGGCGTCCGCTGATCCGGCCAAGCCATTCCGCATTGGGCTGAACGAAGTGCAAGTCGGCCTGACCGTTCCGGCCGTCATTCAAGAGGCGTTCGGGCGCCTGATTGGCAAGTATCGCGCCGAGCGCCTGATGGTGCAGGGCGCGATGATCACGGCCGAGGAGGCCGTCCAGATCGGCATGGTCGACACACTCGCGCCGGTTTCCGAGGTCGTCAATACCGCACTGGATTGGTGCCGCCGACATCTGGCGTTGCCGCCGGTCGCGATGAGCACGACTCGTCGTATCGCCCGCGCCGATCTGGCTGACCTAATGGGCGACCCGGCACGTTTCCCGGCTGAAGACTTTGTCAACAGCTGGTTCGGCGACGAAACGCAAGCAACCTTGCATGCATTGGTCGCCAAACTGAAGGCCAAAGGCTGAGTCGTTCGATTCTGCAACGAGCTGGTTTAGCACCAACAAAAACGCCGGGCTTTGGGCCCGGCGTTTTGGTTTGCAGAGGCAGTTGTTCAGTTACGGCGTCAGTTCCCAGAAGCCGCGACCGAATGTTGAAACGCGCATCTTGTCGGAGGCCGGCGAGATGTAGAAGTCGGTCGTGTTGACCAATGGCAGGCCTGTGCCGAAGCGTGTCCAGGTTGCACCGCTGTCGGTGGACTTGTAGACGCCCAGGTGGGTGGCGGCATAGACAACGTTGCTGGCACCTGGATCGGTGGTCACTTCATTCACCGGCACGCCAGTCGGGAAGCCCGAGCCTGAGCCATCAATGGCAGTGAACGTCGTGCCGCCGTTGGTTGACTTCCAGAGATGTGTCGCCGTTGCCACTGGCGCAACCGAGGCCACATAGATGGTGCTCGGATTCGTGCGGTCATAGGCAATCGAGTTGATCGACGAGCTATTGTTTGGCAGCGTGCCGCCCAAGGTCCACGACGTGCCACCGTTAGTGGTGAAATACACGCGACCGCCGCTTGCTGAAATGCCCACGTTGTTGACGTTGCTCTGCGCAACGTCGACATTGCGGATCACGAAGCTCGTGGTCGGCAAACCAGTTGTGCCAAGCGCCGTCCAACTGGTCGCATAGTTGGTCGACTTATAGACCTTCAGGTTCACGTGCGTAAACACCGTATTGCCCGTGCTGTCGCCGTCCCATGCGGTGATATGGGTGATAAACGGCGCCGAGGCAGAGTTGTTCGACTCCGTAATACCACTCGATGCAGTGGCGAACGTCGTACCACCGTTCGTGCTCTTGTAAATGCGGGCGTAATAGAGCGAGCCGAGCATCTGGCTGCCGTTGACCTTGTGGATGTGCGAGCCGAAGCCGTCACCGCCGATGTACTGATTGAATGTGCTCGTAGTCCCCGAACGGACGCGCGTGCCGTTGTCCTGGAAGCCGCCGATCACGGCATTCGGCGCGGCGGGCGATGAGCCCACTGAGTAGATCAGGTGCGAGGCGATGCCGACATTCAGATCATCCGTCCAGGAGGTGCCGAAATTTGTCGACTTGAAGATGCCACCGTCGCTGCCGACATACATGGTGCCGTTCGACGCGAACGCCGCCGCGTGCATATCAGCGTGGACATACGGCAGGCTGAACTGGGCGAGCCAGTTGCTCATCTGCGTGAACGTGGCCGACGTGCCGGATGTCGCCGTCACGCCCTTCGCCAGCAGCAGTGAGCCGCCGAAGAAGAACGTGTTCGAGTCGGTCGGGTGCACGATCAGCATGTGGTTGTACCAACCCTGGCCGTTCAAGATGGTCACCGGCTTGGTCGATTCGGTGTTTGTGTTGCTGTAGCGCGTCGCTGTTTTGGCTGCGCCGAGTGACGTCCAGGTCGTGCCACCGTTCGTGGAACGAAGAATGTCGGCGAGGTCAGAGCTCGTGGTTGCAAGCGGTTTTGCCGCCATGGCGTAC
It contains:
- the rtcA gene encoding RNA 3'-terminal phosphate cyclase; amino-acid sequence: MQAQGRSNIEIDGSVGEGGGQILRTSLSLSVITGRPIRITRIRAGREKPGLMRQHLTCVKAAQQISAAEVEGAELGSSTLVFRPQALVGGSHHFAIGTAGSTSLVLQTVLPALLCAKEISRMTVEGGTHNMLAPSTCFLQRAFLPQLRRMGADVSLEVVREGLFPAGGGAVVLQVRPAALHGLSLCERGTKQSIQAEALLASVPEHVGLREITAVADHYKLRREHIRHRVLGSRTGPGNVLSVWAEFENVVELVTVHGERRLPAEQVAAKACAELDAYLDSGAVVGEYLADQLLLPMWLAGAGRFHCLAPSLHTTTNLQTLSLFGGPSLVCEKLANGAHEIRVAG
- a CDS encoding PhzF family phenazine biosynthesis protein codes for the protein MKTRTLLEVDVFGLKPLQGNGLAVVLDADGLSTERMQDFARWTNFSETTFIQRPTQFGADYRVRIFTPRTELPFAGHPSIGSAFAMLWNRRIGARQKQVVQECGAGLMPLRAIGNLSDRQYLVQAPSPKITPVDPAEAERICSALGCASRPVQHVNVGAKWLVLDLEQADQVLALRPNFSALAALSNDGGATGVTVFGSYGRKSADQYEVRSFAPADGIDEDPVCGSGNASVAAVLQAAAKQPRFTTAYAARQGRACHRDGRVQVQIHADRRIEIGGGAFLISEGQVRL
- a CDS encoding copper chaperone PCu(A)C: MKRLLATLLLGCSIMANAATTAESPALTVFDPWIRLAPPTAEVLAGYGELRNGSNRDLLIQSLASPEFEKVELHEMSMAGGMMKMRRADPYTIKANDTLKLAPGGWHLMLIGPKQKMPVGTEATVTFHTSAGDVSVRLRVYPPKEGLSKSILDFQTRPESGTCPDSGLHNQELPCSILGGPSMARIASELVQRLPNQ
- a CDS encoding RtcB family protein, with the translated sequence MTTYNELNEHGGVPVKMWTKGVPVEDDAIRQLQQLSRLPVVWPHVAAMPDVHVGIGATVGSVVPTRHAIIPAAVGVDIGCGMIAARTSLKANDLPDQLGGVRTAIERAVPHGRSGNHGTRDKGAWNKAPKAAEQAWSALESDFRRLCELHPRLKNTNNLSHLGTLGTGNHFVELCLDQVDQVWVMLHSGSRGVGNAIGTHFIELAQADMRNHVANLPHRDLAYFQEGSPHFADYVFAVDWAQRFARENRAIMMHNTLAALAKVIPKPFTLTEEAVNCHHNYVQKETHFGESLFVTRKGAVSAQKGQLGIIPGSMGAKSFIVRGLGNEAALCSCSHGAGRVMSRTRAKQLITLEAHVEATKHVECRKDVHVIDESPAAYKPIDQVMAAQSDLVEIVHTLRQVVCVKG
- a CDS encoding WD40/YVTN/BNR-like repeat-containing protein, which produces MKHVRVTPIAAGLTLSLLSGFTLAQSMSASRDAPETDDATARRKAMESFYETPYDAKFKRFMNDAAARERSRWARQMPVGTAFQPSTLPDQILAPVPGNTWVNIGPTNATVIKNGSSTLNNVADSGRPVEIIVDPSNVNTIYLATAGGGLWKTTDGGVSWQPKTETLGSLSAGSLAMDPTNSQTLYLGLGDAFDGTGLGLVKSTNGGETWSAPVYLGSATQIRDLIVSASNNQIVLAATDAGLFRSTNGGSSFTQVSLSTGFAVASSVWDLENIGTGSFGVTLEANPAATSGTTSGQYWRSTDNGATWTQSTPTVSGGIGRVSIASAPSNRSIVYAMAAKPLATTSSDLADILRSTNGGTTWTSLGAAKTATRYSNTNTESTKPVTILNGQGWYNHMLIVHPTDSNTFFFGGSLLLAKGVTATSGTSATFTQMSNWLAQFSLPYVHADMHAAAFASNGTMYVGSDGGIFKSTNFGTSWTDDLNVGIASHLIYSVGSSPAAPNAVIGGFQDNGTRVRSGTTSTFNQYIGGDGFGSHIHKVNGSQMLGSLYYARIYKSTNGGTTFATASSGITESNNSASAPFITHITAWDGDSTGNTVFTHVNLKVYKSTNYATSWTALGTTGLPTTSFVIRNVDVAQSNVNNVGISASGGRVYFTTNGGTSWTLGGTLPNNSSSINSIAYDRTNPSTIYVASVAPVATATHLWKSTNGGTTFTAIDGSGSGFPTGVPVNEVTTDPGASNVVYAATHLGVYKSTDSGATWTRFGTGLPLVNTTDFYISPASDKMRVSTFGRGFWELTP
- a CDS encoding enoyl-CoA hydratase/isomerase family protein, whose amino-acid sequence is MIEVLKHDAIWELRFSRPPVNAISPEFATTLRDLIRRAPAEGARAIVLSGQPNMFSAGLDVVSLLKLDRNGTLQFWRDFFDLMASIARCPVPVVAAITGHSPAGGAVLAIFCDYRVMAASADPAKPFRIGLNEVQVGLTVPAVIQEAFGRLIGKYRAERLMVQGAMITAEEAVQIGMVDTLAPVSEVVNTALDWCRRHLALPPVAMSTTRRIARADLADLMGDPARFPAEDFVNSWFGDETQATLHALVAKLKAKG